From one Mustela nigripes isolate SB6536 chromosome 16, MUSNIG.SB6536, whole genome shotgun sequence genomic stretch:
- the DUSP14 gene encoding dual specificity protein phosphatase 14 has translation MSSRGHSTLPRTLMAPRMISEGDVGGIAQITSSLFLGRGSVASNRHLLQARGITCIVNATIEIPNFNWPQFEYVKVPLADMPHAPIGLYFDTVADKIHSVSRKHGATLVHCAAGVSRSATLCIAYLMKCHSVCLLEAYNWVKARRPVIRPNVGFWRQLIDYERQLFGKSTVKMVQTPYGIVPDVYEKESRHLMPYWGL, from the coding sequence ATGAGCTCCAGAGGTCACAGCACACTTCCACGGACTCTAATGGCCCCTCGGATGATTTCTGAGGGTGACGTAGGAGGCATCGCTCAAAttacctcctctctcttcctgggcAGAGGCAGTGTGGCCTCCAACCGGCACCTCCTTCAGGCTCGTGGCATCACCTGCATCGTTAATGCTACCATCGAGATCCCCAACTTCAACTGGCCCCAGTTTGAGTATGTTAAAGTGCCTCTGGCTGACATGCCTCATGCCCCCATTGGACTGTACTTTGACACGGTGGCCGACAAGATCCACAGCGTGAGCAGGAAGCACGGGGCCACGCTGGTGCACTGTGCCGCAGGGGTGAGCCGCTCGGCCACTCTCTGCATCGCTTACCTGATGAAATGCCACAGTGTGTGCCTGCTGGAGGCCTACAACTGGGTGAAGGCCCGCAGGCCTGTCATCAGGCCCAACGTAGGTTTCTGGAGGCAGCTGATAGACTACGAGCGCCAGCTCTTTGGGAAGTCGACAGTTAAAATGGTACAGACGCCTTATGGCATAGTTCCAGACGTTTATGAGAAAGAGTCCCGACACCTGATGCCTTACTGGGGGCTATAA